One window of Candidatus Paceibacterota bacterium genomic DNA carries:
- a CDS encoding ribonuclease J, translated as MNTDSNTPPQMGGTPERRRRPYHSGGFGRPTNRPMRPHSPRPMGSERLESRPDAPPPPLRPDRAHLETSRPRPEGGMRPRFNNRPTGNRSGFSRPSGSFGSAPRGNFGRTAGPRTGAPAGARNGRRGPRNNNRRIERPPIPAAAFEARPEDPALRKDVMIIPPPGENIRIIPLGGVEEIGRNMTLIEYKDDIIIIDAGFQFQDDDTPGIDYILPNTRYLEERQDKIRGMIITHGHLDHIGGLPYIMPRIGNPPIYTRNLTAIMVKKRQEEFPQTKPLAINIIEKDTKIQLGKLTVRFFGVTHTIPDSMGVIIDTPIGSIVNPGDFKLEHVDGKAVESEEKEYSVFEKEKTLFLMADSTNVENPGFSTPETLVHEGLEEIIKKVTGRLIIGTFASQLRRIIKIIEIAEKYGKKIVIEGRSMKVNIEIAILAEMLKTQKGTIIQATEMDRYPTDKIIILSTGAQGEEFAALMRIATKNHKVIHITPRDTIVLSSSIIPGNEKSVEKLKDNIARAGARIVHYRTSEVYIHSTGHGNRGELEWLHRKIKPKFFMPVHGNHYRLRLHAELAESTGIPAKNIVVPDTGSIIEISPDGETVTKIKARAPWQAMTVDGFSIGDMQEVVLKDRLALAQDGMFVIVASINAATGKLKKSPDIISRGFIYLREAQDLLQQTRYIIKKTIEDEAVGMNPINFDALKERVTENITNFLFAQTAKRPIIIPVILGV; from the coding sequence ATGAACACAGATTCGAATACTCCCCCACAAATGGGCGGAACTCCTGAGCGCAGACGCAGGCCATACCACTCTGGTGGATTTGGAAGACCAACAAATAGGCCAATGCGCCCACACTCACCTCGCCCCATGGGAAGCGAGCGTCTTGAGTCGCGCCCCGATGCTCCTCCACCACCACTTCGACCAGATCGTGCACACCTAGAGACATCACGACCACGTCCTGAAGGAGGAATGCGTCCACGTTTTAATAATCGACCGACTGGAAACCGCAGCGGCTTTAGTCGTCCATCTGGTAGTTTTGGAAGTGCTCCCCGAGGAAACTTTGGAAGAACAGCTGGTCCACGAACTGGCGCTCCCGCTGGTGCACGTAACGGTCGACGAGGTCCACGAAACAATAACCGACGCATTGAGCGTCCTCCTATTCCAGCAGCTGCTTTTGAAGCACGTCCTGAAGACCCAGCACTTCGCAAAGATGTAATGATTATTCCTCCACCTGGAGAAAATATCCGCATCATCCCACTTGGAGGTGTCGAAGAAATTGGACGAAACATGACCTTGATTGAATACAAGGACGACATCATTATTATTGATGCTGGTTTCCAATTCCAAGACGACGATACTCCTGGTATTGATTACATCCTTCCAAACACACGATACCTCGAAGAGCGTCAGGACAAGATCCGTGGAATGATCATCACCCACGGTCACCTCGACCATATCGGAGGGCTTCCATATATCATGCCTCGTATTGGTAACCCGCCAATTTACACACGAAACTTGACTGCTATCATGGTCAAGAAACGTCAGGAAGAATTTCCTCAGACAAAACCATTGGCTATTAATATCATTGAAAAAGATACAAAGATCCAACTTGGAAAACTTACCGTTCGATTCTTTGGTGTAACCCACACTATTCCTGACTCAATGGGTGTCATTATTGATACACCAATCGGTTCTATCGTTAACCCTGGAGACTTTAAACTTGAACATGTTGACGGAAAAGCAGTTGAAAGTGAGGAGAAAGAATACTCGGTATTTGAAAAAGAAAAGACACTCTTCCTTATGGCTGACTCTACAAACGTAGAGAACCCCGGATTTTCAACACCTGAAACATTGGTGCACGAAGGCTTGGAAGAAATCATCAAGAAAGTAACTGGTCGATTGATCATCGGAACATTCGCATCCCAACTCCGACGTATCATCAAGATCATTGAGATTGCTGAGAAATATGGCAAGAAAATTGTCATCGAAGGACGCAGTATGAAAGTGAACATTGAGATCGCCATCTTGGCTGAGATGCTAAAAACGCAAAAAGGCACCATCATCCAAGCAACTGAGATGGATCGATATCCAACAGATAAGATCATCATTCTTTCAACTGGAGCCCAGGGAGAAGAGTTTGCAGCGCTCATGCGTATCGCGACAAAGAATCATAAAGTGATTCACATCACTCCTCGTGACACAATTGTCCTCTCTTCTTCAATTATTCCTGGAAATGAAAAGTCAGTAGAGAAGTTGAAGGACAACATTGCTCGCGCCGGTGCACGTATCGTCCATTACAGAACATCTGAGGTGTACATTCACTCAACAGGACACGGAAATCGTGGTGAACTCGAGTGGCTACACCGAAAGATCAAGCCTAAGTTCTTCATGCCTGTGCACGGTAACCATTACCGACTACGCCTCCACGCTGAATTAGCTGAATCAACTGGTATTCCAGCGAAGAACATTGTTGTACCTGACACTGGTTCAATCATTGAAATTTCACCTGATGGTGAGACGGTGACAAAGATTAAGGCACGTGCTCCATGGCAAGCAATGACTGTTGACGGCTTCTCTATCGGAGACATGCAAGAGGTGGTTCTTAAGGATCGTCTCGCACTCGCACAAGATGGAATGTTCGTTATTGTCGCAAGCATCAACGCTGCAACCGGAAAACTCAAGAAAAGTCCTGATATTATCTCTCGTGGATTTATCTACCTCCGAGAAGCGCAAGATCTACTCCAGCAGACTCGATATATCATTAAGAAGACGATCGAAGACGAAGCTGTTGGTATGAACCCAATCAACTTCGATGCACTCAAGGAGCGTGTGACTGAAAACATCACAAACTTCCTATTCGCACAGACTGCTAAGCGTCCAATCATCATCCCTGTTATCTTAGGTGTTTAG
- a CDS encoding class I SAM-dependent methyltransferase gives MTLRNTHHHDQQQPSRQPRKRPQSSLGRSKAPKETSWGGVSSWYEDVVGDPASYQQAVLLPNVVRMLADTAKPGNTIVDVGCGTGLFSQELAKSGARVIGIDPGESFISKANESGKGEFKVGTADALPVSNNSADAVMCILALQNIREARAAIMEWKRIIKIGGSALLVLNHPAFRIPKQTGWGWDEVARKQYRKIDAYMSESEAGIVMNPGGKQDSLTASFHRPLQWYFKQLHAAGFAVTRLEEWISHKKSGAGPRQVEEDRMRKEIPLFLCLEAKRLS, from the coding sequence ATGACATTAAGAAACACACATCACCACGATCAACAACAGCCAAGCCGGCAGCCAAGAAAAAGACCGCAAAGTAGTCTGGGTAGATCAAAAGCACCAAAAGAGACGTCATGGGGTGGCGTCTCTTCTTGGTATGAGGATGTTGTAGGAGATCCAGCGTCATACCAACAAGCAGTACTTTTACCGAATGTAGTTCGAATGCTCGCTGATACAGCAAAGCCCGGAAACACCATTGTAGATGTTGGCTGTGGTACGGGACTCTTTTCACAAGAACTTGCAAAATCAGGTGCACGTGTCATTGGTATTGATCCAGGTGAGTCCTTTATATCCAAGGCAAACGAAAGTGGAAAGGGAGAATTTAAAGTTGGTACGGCTGACGCACTTCCTGTTTCTAATAACTCAGCTGACGCGGTTATGTGTATTTTGGCACTCCAGAATATTCGCGAAGCACGTGCGGCAATTATGGAATGGAAGCGAATTATAAAAATTGGCGGAAGTGCTTTGCTTGTTCTTAACCACCCTGCATTTAGAATCCCAAAACAAACTGGATGGGGATGGGATGAGGTTGCGAGAAAGCAATATAGAAAGATTGATGCATACATGTCTGAATCAGAAGCAGGTATTGTCATGAATCCAGGAGGAAAACAAGATTCATTGACCGCATCATTTCATCGACCACTACAGTGGTATTTTAAACAGTTACACGCAGCGGGGTTTGCAGTGACACGACTTGAGGAATGGATCTCACATAAGAAAAGCGGAGCAGGACCTCGACAAGTTGAAGAAGACAGAATGAGAAAGGAAATACCACTCTTCCTTTGCTTAGAAGCAAAAAGATTGAGCTAA
- a CDS encoding FtsX-like permease family protein — translation MTSFKVGLFLAIRQLRRANIWTNILISFVMVLTFLNLVVINGILVGLIQGSEEQYKDRYTGDVIVSKLISKPYIQRTSEIIAAIESMPGIKDYVVRYTEGGSVQADYKENIKKEGDLDMSTGALFSGINPVKENEIFGLADFVVEGEYLQPGDFDKVMIGANLLYRYIQIDSPVFRPLKGDIGPGDKVRVTIGDTIREVEIKGIVKTKVDEISSRIFMDEAQLRQIAGRNAYDANEISIIAEPGVTQESIRDALLARGFGEYATVQTQKESIPVFLDQIKDTFGLLGNAMGLIGLVVASITIFIVIFVNIITRRKYIGILKGIGVSGKAIEISYIFQSAFYAIVGSVIGLVLTFFVLRPLFYAHPIDFPFSDGILAVTWVGTLVRAGILIVCTIIAGYIPARMIVRRNTLDSILGR, via the coding sequence ATGACATCATTTAAGGTAGGACTTTTCCTTGCGATTCGCCAACTAAGGCGGGCAAACATTTGGACTAACATCCTGATTTCTTTTGTGATGGTCCTTACCTTCCTCAACCTTGTTGTCATTAACGGTATCCTTGTTGGACTTATTCAAGGCTCAGAAGAGCAATACAAAGACCGCTACACAGGAGATGTTATCGTCTCAAAATTGATCAGTAAGCCGTATATCCAACGTACATCTGAGATTATCGCTGCTATTGAATCTATGCCTGGTATTAAGGACTATGTAGTCCGATATACAGAAGGTGGAAGTGTTCAAGCAGATTATAAAGAAAACATCAAAAAGGAAGGTGACCTCGACATGAGCACGGGTGCACTATTTTCTGGTATTAATCCTGTTAAAGAAAATGAAATCTTCGGACTCGCTGATTTCGTTGTAGAAGGAGAGTACCTACAGCCAGGTGATTTCGACAAGGTGATGATCGGAGCAAACTTGCTCTATCGATACATCCAAATTGACTCCCCTGTCTTTCGTCCGCTTAAAGGAGATATTGGCCCTGGAGACAAGGTCCGCGTAACAATTGGAGACACCATTCGCGAAGTGGAAATCAAGGGTATCGTAAAGACAAAGGTGGATGAAATCAGCTCACGAATTTTCATGGACGAGGCGCAACTTCGACAGATCGCTGGAAGAAATGCGTATGATGCAAACGAAATTTCTATCATCGCTGAGCCTGGGGTAACACAAGAATCAATTCGCGACGCACTTCTTGCTCGAGGATTCGGTGAGTACGCTACGGTCCAGACACAAAAGGAATCTATTCCTGTGTTTCTCGATCAAATCAAAGATACATTCGGCCTCCTCGGTAATGCTATGGGTCTTATTGGTCTTGTGGTTGCCTCTATCACCATCTTCATTGTTATCTTTGTGAACATCATCACACGCCGAAAGTATATCGGTATTCTTAAAGGTATCGGAGTGTCTGGAAAGGCGATTGAAATTTCATATATTTTCCAATCTGCATTTTATGCAATCGTTGGGTCAGTAATTGGACTTGTACTTACATTCTTTGTCCTCCGACCTCTCTTCTATGCGCACCCAATTGATTTCCCATTCAGTGATGGAATTCTTGCAGTTACTTGGGTTGGTACACTTGTCCGTGCTGGAATTCTGATTGTCTGCACAATCATCGCTGGATACATTCCTGCGCGAATGATTGTCCGAAGAAATACGCTCGATTCAATCCTTGGCCGATAA
- a CDS encoding efflux RND transporter periplasmic adaptor subunit has translation MFTSLFARLKRPAYYIPLAILIAVFGGIAYGSSNGNGSYEVVTVKEGILEEIAKVNGKVRAAQNVDLSLERGGRITSVAKNVGDRVTTGELILSTSAGNLSASVDRARANLDREIAKLESLRESARPEEIQIATQKLDLAATEVRSALRDLSEQVSDAYVRSNDAIRNTIDQFNSGGEVSPNFTLPIRDAGDETKLENGRRQLKYTLDRFEDAIEAAGDDASDAVISANVERGLSVLTDISTYLTDFASAINDIRPDDSYTQDEINSWKEDISAARTSVSVGRQNLIAGRQRLQDSKNDVLIAQSELEIKQTGGSASEIRIQEAVVAQMRADLLASRAELQDTVIVAPFAGIITRIDAEVGASALSGDPLVSLISEGSLEIEANLPEVTVARVSVGDSARVTLDAFGSGVTYDAVVTSVDLSGKEVDGVQSYQTTLQFVNPDERVKVGMTANVSIVTEVRSNAKILPKNAVSNIDGKFYVLKINGSEKPVETEVTVGMSAEGGIEVVSGLEVEDQVAIKN, from the coding sequence ATGTTTACATCGTTATTTGCACGTCTTAAGCGCCCAGCATATTACATCCCACTTGCGATTCTCATCGCAGTGTTTGGTGGTATTGCGTACGGTTCATCAAATGGTAACGGAAGTTACGAAGTTGTGACTGTAAAAGAAGGCATACTTGAAGAGATTGCAAAGGTAAACGGAAAAGTTCGTGCTGCACAAAACGTTGATCTGTCCCTTGAGCGTGGTGGACGAATCACCTCAGTCGCAAAGAACGTTGGTGATCGGGTCACTACTGGTGAACTTATCCTTTCAACGTCAGCTGGAAACCTTTCAGCGTCTGTTGACCGTGCACGAGCAAATCTTGATCGTGAAATTGCAAAGCTGGAGTCACTTCGTGAAAGCGCACGACCTGAAGAAATCCAGATTGCAACACAAAAACTGGACCTTGCGGCAACAGAAGTCCGCTCAGCTCTTCGAGATCTATCCGAGCAGGTTAGTGATGCGTACGTTCGTTCAAACGATGCAATCCGAAATACTATTGACCAATTTAACTCAGGTGGAGAAGTCTCACCAAACTTTACACTCCCAATTCGTGATGCAGGTGACGAGACAAAACTTGAAAATGGTCGTCGTCAATTGAAATACACACTAGATCGCTTTGAAGATGCAATTGAAGCCGCAGGGGACGATGCTAGTGATGCTGTAATTTCTGCAAATGTTGAAAGGGGACTTTCGGTACTTACCGACATCAGCACATACCTTACAGATTTTGCTTCAGCAATTAACGATATTCGTCCTGACGATTCATACACTCAAGATGAAATTAACTCGTGGAAAGAAGATATCTCAGCTGCACGAACATCTGTTTCTGTAGGAAGACAAAATCTCATCGCTGGACGACAGCGTCTACAAGATTCAAAAAATGATGTGTTGATCGCACAAAGTGAGCTTGAAATTAAACAAACTGGTGGAAGCGCATCAGAGATTCGAATTCAAGAAGCAGTTGTTGCACAAATGCGCGCAGACCTTCTAGCTTCACGTGCTGAACTACAAGACACAGTCATTGTTGCTCCATTTGCTGGAATCATCACTCGAATCGATGCTGAAGTTGGTGCAAGCGCACTTTCAGGCGACCCACTCGTATCCTTGATCTCAGAAGGATCTCTTGAAATTGAAGCAAACCTCCCTGAAGTGACCGTTGCTCGTGTTTCAGTTGGAGACAGCGCACGAGTGACACTCGATGCCTTTGGAAGCGGAGTCACATATGACGCAGTTGTAACATCAGTTGACCTCTCAGGAAAAGAAGTTGATGGTGTGCAGTCATACCAAACAACACTCCAGTTCGTTAATCCAGATGAACGTGTAAAGGTTGGAATGACAGCAAACGTATCAATCGTCACTGAAGTTCGCTCAAATGCAAAAATTCTCCCAAAGAATGCTGTCTCAAATATTGACGGTAAGTTTTACGTATTAAAAATAAATGGTTCAGAAAAGCCAGTTGAAACTGAAGTAACTGTTGGAATGTCAGCAGAAGGAGGAATTGAAGTTGTTTCAGGTCTTGAAGTGGAAGACCAGGTTGCTATTAAAAACTAA
- a CDS encoding MFS transporter, producing the protein MLRSFMHPFARDLNRIYTATLFFAVHYVLTIYINSSFLSGIVGEDKVGFLYAGGSFLGIVILAILPSILQRIGNRAGMAVAIMIEMASLAVMAASPHPMVVMAAFILHHAIIPVMYFHFSIFIQHYSKHSQTGSARGMFLTIVNSMFVAIPLLSGLLLSATDFVSVYALSALMTLPMLAGILSVQHFKDSHYGNHSILSGVRIAIKNKSIGMIVMCNFILQMFFAAMVIYMPIYLRDIGFGWGEIGVMFTIMLLPFMLFEYPLGKISDKYLGEKEILILGFVIIALSTGLIPFMHTLSIVAWTTLLFITRVGASSVEIMAESYFFKMIRNGQAQLVSLWMSIASLSYILVPLGISASLAFISLSHVFFAVACIAALGVVFAYNIKDTL; encoded by the coding sequence ATGCTTCGTTCGTTCATGCACCCGTTTGCACGGGATTTAAATAGAATTTATACAGCAACACTCTTTTTTGCTGTTCATTACGTTTTAACAATTTACATAAACTCCAGTTTCCTTTCAGGAATTGTCGGTGAAGACAAAGTGGGATTTTTATATGCCGGAGGATCATTCTTAGGAATCGTGATTCTCGCTATTCTTCCATCTATTTTACAAAGAATCGGTAACCGAGCAGGGATGGCGGTTGCAATCATGATTGAAATGGCAAGTCTCGCCGTCATGGCAGCTTCCCCACACCCTATGGTTGTAATGGCAGCATTCATCCTCCATCACGCCATTATCCCTGTCATGTATTTTCACTTCAGTATTTTCATCCAGCACTATTCGAAACACAGTCAGACGGGATCAGCGCGTGGAATGTTTTTAACGATCGTTAACTCCATGTTTGTGGCCATTCCACTTCTTTCAGGACTACTACTCTCAGCTACCGATTTCGTATCAGTATATGCACTTTCTGCCCTTATGACCCTTCCAATGCTCGCCGGAATTCTCTCAGTACAACACTTTAAGGATTCTCATTATGGTAACCATAGTATTTTAAGTGGGGTCAGAATTGCAATAAAGAACAAGAGTATTGGGATGATTGTCATGTGCAACTTCATCCTGCAGATGTTCTTCGCAGCGATGGTTATTTACATGCCTATATATCTTCGAGATATTGGTTTTGGTTGGGGAGAAATCGGTGTGATGTTTACCATCATGCTTCTGCCATTTATGTTGTTTGAGTATCCACTCGGAAAAATTTCAGATAAATACTTAGGTGAAAAAGAAATCCTTATCCTGGGATTTGTTATCATTGCACTTTCAACAGGCTTAATTCCCTTCATGCATACACTTTCAATCGTTGCGTGGACAACGCTTCTCTTTATCACTCGCGTCGGAGCAAGTTCTGTAGAAATTATGGCCGAGAGTTACTTCTTTAAAATGATACGGAACGGCCAGGCACAACTTGTTAGCCTGTGGATGAGTATCGCGAGTCTTTCATACATCCTCGTTCCACTCGGAATTAGTGCTTCACTCGCATTCATATCCCTCTCGCACGTATTCTTTGCCGTAGCATGCATCGCAGCACTTGGAGTAGTATTTGCGTACAATATAAAAGACACGCTTTAG
- a CDS encoding tRNA-dihydrouridine synthase → MADVTDAAFRRVIAARGKPDVMWTEFVSADGLVRATPEGKAKLMKDLIYVNEERPIVAQLFSAHPEYMREAAKLVRELGFDGIDINMGCPDRSIEKQGAGAALIKTPELAREVIKAAKEGARGDGVEIPVSVKTRVGYNSVTLDEWLPEILKESPAAVTIHARTRKEMSKVPANWDLVRQAVQIRDHLGSSALILGNGDVTDIADAREKAERTGADGIMLGRAIFGNPWLFNETHPKSAIPLKEQLEALREHVQLFDEILGGTKSFAIMKKHFKAYVEGFDGAKEIREALMNASNPQEVTSLLSAMIDGTADPR, encoded by the coding sequence ATGGCAGACGTAACAGATGCTGCATTTCGACGTGTCATTGCCGCTCGCGGCAAACCAGACGTGATGTGGACAGAGTTTGTTTCCGCTGATGGGTTGGTGCGTGCAACTCCAGAAGGAAAAGCGAAACTGATGAAAGATTTGATTTATGTAAACGAAGAGCGTCCAATAGTCGCTCAATTGTTTTCCGCACATCCTGAATATATGAGAGAAGCCGCAAAGCTCGTTAGGGAACTAGGTTTTGATGGAATCGATATCAATATGGGTTGTCCCGATCGGTCAATTGAAAAACAAGGAGCAGGAGCTGCACTTATCAAAACTCCAGAACTTGCACGAGAGGTTATTAAAGCTGCAAAGGAAGGTGCGAGAGGTGACGGTGTAGAGATTCCTGTTTCTGTTAAGACACGTGTTGGATATAATAGCGTGACACTTGATGAGTGGTTACCAGAAATTCTCAAAGAATCTCCTGCAGCTGTCACAATTCATGCGCGTACTCGCAAAGAAATGTCCAAAGTGCCCGCAAACTGGGACTTAGTTCGACAGGCAGTTCAAATTCGAGACCACCTTGGTTCCTCAGCACTCATATTAGGTAACGGGGATGTTACAGATATTGCTGATGCACGAGAAAAAGCAGAGCGGACTGGAGCCGACGGGATTATGCTCGGACGAGCAATATTTGGTAACCCGTGGTTATTTAATGAAACTCACCCAAAGTCAGCTATTCCACTTAAAGAACAGCTAGAAGCCCTACGAGAGCATGTGCAGCTATTTGATGAGATATTGGGTGGTACAAAGTCTTTTGCGATTATGAAAAAACATTTTAAGGCGTATGTAGAAGGGTTTGATGGAGCAAAGGAGATCCGGGAGGCCCTCATGAATGCAAGTAATCCACAGGAAGTGACCTCGCTACTCTCTGCTATGATAGATGGTACTGCCGACCCTCGTTAG
- a CDS encoding ABC transporter ATP-binding protein, with translation MQNIISIKNLTKTYSSGNIETHVLKGIDFEVKQGEFVAIMGRSGAGKSTLLYQMSLLDHPTGGAIVLDGKNTEKMSQDERTTFRLMELGYVFQDYALMPELTAIENVMIPLLMQGSPKARASKIAEDALTKVGLGDKLYNLPSQLSGGQQQRVSIARAIAHGPKIIFADEPTANLDSESSRLIIDIFRDLNERAGQTIIMVTHEEEYSKLAKRIVTLSDGLITSDISR, from the coding sequence ATGCAAAATATCATTAGTATCAAAAACCTGACAAAGACATACTCAAGCGGGAATATTGAAACCCACGTGCTTAAGGGTATTGATTTTGAAGTGAAACAAGGAGAATTCGTGGCAATCATGGGACGATCAGGAGCTGGTAAAAGTACACTTCTGTATCAGATGAGTTTGCTCGACCATCCAACTGGTGGCGCGATTGTGCTTGATGGAAAGAACACAGAAAAAATGTCCCAGGACGAACGAACAACATTTCGTTTGATGGAACTTGGATATGTGTTCCAGGACTATGCGCTCATGCCAGAACTTACTGCAATTGAAAACGTAATGATTCCACTCCTTATGCAAGGTTCACCAAAAGCTCGTGCTTCAAAAATTGCAGAAGACGCGCTTACAAAGGTAGGTTTGGGAGATAAGTTGTACAACTTGCCCTCACAGCTCTCAGGAGGCCAACAGCAGCGTGTTTCTATTGCACGTGCCATTGCACACGGTCCGAAGATTATCTTCGCTGACGAGCCAACTGCAAACCTTGATAGTGAATCATCACGACTAATTATTGATATTTTTAGAGACCTTAACGAACGCGCTGGACAAACCATCATCATGGTTACCCACGAAGAGGAATATAGTAAACTCGCAAAAAGAATTGTTACACTTTCTGATGGTCTGATCACGAGCGACATCTCGCGATAA